The proteins below are encoded in one region of Corynebacterium felinum:
- the ppgK gene encoding polyphosphate--glucose phosphotransferase yields MTRIGFGIDVGGSGIKGARVDLDTGEFIGDRIKILTPKPATPEAIAQTCAEILRIAQWHGPVGITLPSVIKNQFVLSAANIDPSWIGINVGELFAQHLAERDVCVLNDADAAGLAEARYGVPDAAKGATVLLTFGTGIGSALLIDGVLYPNTELGHMIVGGREAESFASSAAKDRDEIGYTKWAARVSEVLCEIERLFNPATFIVGGGISRKADKWVPKLSCSTPVVPAKLRNRAGIVGAAMAAEQNLKP; encoded by the coding sequence ATGACCAGAATAGGATTTGGTATTGACGTTGGCGGCTCCGGTATCAAAGGCGCCCGAGTTGATCTCGACACCGGCGAATTCATCGGTGACCGCATCAAAATTCTCACCCCCAAACCCGCAACCCCTGAAGCCATCGCCCAAACCTGCGCCGAAATCCTGCGCATTGCACAATGGCACGGCCCCGTCGGCATCACATTGCCTTCGGTGATCAAAAACCAGTTCGTTCTCTCCGCAGCAAACATCGACCCCAGCTGGATCGGCATCAATGTAGGCGAACTGTTTGCCCAGCATTTAGCAGAACGAGACGTTTGCGTGCTCAACGACGCCGACGCCGCAGGTTTAGCCGAAGCTCGCTACGGTGTACCTGACGCTGCGAAGGGCGCAACAGTTTTGCTGACTTTCGGCACAGGCATTGGCTCCGCCTTGCTTATCGACGGCGTACTCTACCCCAACACTGAACTCGGCCACATGATCGTTGGAGGCAGGGAAGCTGAAAGCTTCGCGTCCTCCGCGGCCAAGGATCGCGACGAAATCGGCTACACCAAATGGGCTGCGCGCGTATCAGAGGTTTTGTGCGAAATTGAGCGCCTTTTCAACCCTGCCACGTTTATTGTTGGTGGCGGCATTTCACGCAAAGCTGACAAGTGGGTTCCAAAGCTGAGCTGTAGCACACCGGTAGTACCGGCAAAGCTCCGCAATCGTGCGGGTATTGTGGGCGCGGCGATGGCAGCTGAGCAAAACCTCAAGCCTTAA
- a CDS encoding RNA polymerase sigma factor, translating to MTETPKKAAKKVAKKTARKAARKVAAPRAATPVESSVDSPIEETVSSQVSVSAGDDTAITVVKKVAKKSIAKKAVAKKAPKVPKPTFSPDLDDEPILELPSEEEETPVKKAAKKVAKKAAAKATKKTAKKATAKKPAVVEATPVVTDDDLGLDDDDDNLGLDDDDDFGLDDDDDDDVSFVADIDSFDDSEEDDEDSDESDEEEEDDGSSVWDEDESAALRQARKDAELTASADSVRAYLKQIGKVALLNAEEEVSLAKRIEAGLYATYRMEQMEEAYNKGDKDAKLTPAVKRDLRAIARDGRKAKNHLLEANLRLVVSLAKRYTGRGMAFLDLIQEGNLGLIRAVEKFDYTKGYKFSTYATWWIRQAITRAMADQARTIRIPVHMVEVINKLGRIQRELLQDLGREPTPQELAKEMDISEEKVLEIQQYAREPISLDQTIGDEGDSQLGDFIEDSEAVIAVDAVSFTLLQDQLQDVLHTLSEREAGVVKLRFGLTDGMPRTLDEIGQVYGVTRERIRQIESKTMSKLRHPSRSQVLRDYLD from the coding sequence GTGACTGAAACTCCGAAGAAGGCAGCCAAGAAGGTTGCGAAAAAGACTGCACGAAAGGCTGCACGCAAAGTTGCTGCACCCCGTGCTGCAACTCCAGTTGAATCCTCGGTTGATAGCCCTATTGAAGAGACCGTTTCTTCGCAGGTTTCTGTTTCCGCTGGTGATGACACCGCTATCACAGTTGTGAAAAAGGTAGCGAAGAAGTCGATTGCCAAGAAAGCCGTGGCAAAGAAGGCGCCGAAGGTTCCGAAGCCAACGTTTAGTCCTGACCTCGATGATGAGCCGATTTTGGAGCTACCTTCCGAAGAGGAAGAAACTCCTGTAAAGAAAGCTGCCAAGAAGGTTGCTAAGAAGGCAGCGGCGAAGGCGACCAAGAAGACCGCAAAGAAAGCTACTGCGAAGAAGCCAGCTGTTGTTGAAGCCACACCAGTGGTAACTGATGATGATCTCGGCTTGGATGACGATGACGACAATCTCGGCCTCGATGACGACGATGACTTCGGCTTGGATGACGATGACGACGATGACGTTAGTTTCGTCGCCGATATCGACTCTTTCGACGATTCTGAGGAAGACGATGAAGATTCTGACGAGTCTGACGAAGAAGAGGAAGATGACGGTTCTTCGGTGTGGGACGAGGACGAGTCCGCTGCCCTGCGCCAAGCCCGTAAGGATGCGGAGCTGACTGCATCCGCTGACTCTGTTCGCGCTTACCTGAAGCAGATCGGCAAGGTTGCCCTGCTGAACGCGGAAGAAGAAGTTTCCCTCGCTAAGCGCATCGAGGCGGGCCTGTACGCAACCTATCGCATGGAGCAGATGGAAGAGGCGTACAACAAAGGGGATAAGGATGCGAAGCTGACCCCTGCCGTGAAGCGTGATCTGCGTGCGATTGCCCGTGATGGACGTAAGGCAAAGAACCACCTGTTGGAAGCAAACCTTCGTCTTGTTGTTTCTTTGGCCAAGCGTTACACCGGCCGTGGCATGGCTTTCCTTGACCTTATTCAGGAAGGAAACCTCGGTTTGATCCGTGCAGTTGAGAAATTCGACTACACCAAGGGTTATAAGTTCTCCACCTACGCCACCTGGTGGATCCGTCAGGCCATCACTCGTGCAATGGCCGACCAGGCCCGAACCATCCGCATCCCAGTGCACATGGTGGAAGTGATCAACAAGCTGGGTCGTATTCAGCGCGAATTGCTGCAGGATCTCGGCCGTGAACCAACCCCTCAGGAACTGGCTAAGGAGATGGATATCTCCGAGGAAAAGGTTCTGGAAATTCAGCAGTACGCGCGTGAGCCTATTTCTCTCGACCAGACCATTGGCGATGAAGGCGACTCGCAGCTGGGTGACTTCATTGAGGATTCCGAAGCCGTAATAGCAGTTGATGCTGTGTCCTTCACCTTGCTGCAGGATCAACTCCAAGATGTTTTGCACACGCTGTCTGAGCGTGAAGCAGGTGTGGTGAAGTTGCGCTTCGGTCTGACCGATGGCATGCCTCGCACTTTAGACGAAATTGGTCAGGTTTACGGTGTTACTCGTGAACGTATCCGCCAGATTGAGTCGAAGACCATGTCGAAGCTGCGCCACCCATCGCGTTCCCAAGTGCTGCGCGACTACCTCGACTAG
- a CDS encoding DUF418 domain-containing protein → MSSQNLEKQQRLLTPDFARGIALLGIAIANGLTAWATSPDSSAPGATTSGLIVDGSMVDKTAVIFSAMFAHVRGLPMFATLLGYGIGMIMIRQLNKGYSVRETRGQLLRRYGALVAFGAVHTVFLFWGDIMFTYGLIALVVIFMLALSDKRLVRIAVIVWAVSLPLIALSFGFFGLGDGMQVAGGLVTDSSTYFQGQLKPGFLQLLFGIFGAVLVVPMIGPLIIIGFIAGRRGMLANPEPYERFLKPCMWVTAAIIVGIGLPLGLSQAGFIPGVSWWWALNNTVGFLSGPGFVVAALYICRFLARNNWQSAWPVTMITRLGAMSMTGYILQSVLFGIFVANYGLGIGFDAGAAMVTVVSALVWVGTLIFANLWAFSGKRGPFEIVHRALGYGTPLPPAAQSERMQASQAMVNPPTQPPAEGVQGPTARTMPPHSVNDREGFSQPHTQPGTYPGYPPEESTH, encoded by the coding sequence TTGAGTTCCCAAAATTTAGAGAAGCAACAACGCTTGCTCACCCCAGACTTTGCGCGTGGAATTGCGCTGTTGGGTATTGCCATTGCCAATGGTTTAACAGCGTGGGCGACAAGTCCGGACTCCTCAGCACCGGGAGCAACGACCAGTGGTTTGATTGTTGATGGTTCTATGGTGGATAAAACTGCCGTGATTTTCAGCGCCATGTTTGCGCATGTCCGTGGCTTGCCTATGTTTGCTACATTGCTGGGCTATGGCATTGGCATGATTATGATTCGCCAATTAAATAAGGGCTACAGTGTGCGCGAAACACGTGGGCAACTTTTGCGCCGTTATGGCGCTTTGGTTGCGTTCGGTGCAGTACACACTGTTTTTCTGTTCTGGGGTGACATCATGTTTACCTACGGTTTGATCGCGCTCGTGGTAATTTTCATGCTGGCATTAAGTGACAAAAGGCTTGTGCGCATTGCGGTGATCGTGTGGGCAGTGTCCCTTCCCCTCATTGCTCTGAGTTTTGGATTCTTCGGGTTAGGGGATGGAATGCAGGTTGCAGGCGGACTTGTCACTGATTCTTCCACCTATTTTCAAGGGCAGCTGAAACCTGGGTTTTTGCAGCTATTGTTTGGCATTTTTGGGGCAGTCCTCGTTGTTCCCATGATTGGGCCACTGATCATTATTGGATTTATTGCTGGCCGACGTGGGATGCTGGCTAATCCGGAACCGTATGAGCGTTTTCTCAAACCCTGCATGTGGGTGACCGCGGCAATCATTGTGGGCATCGGACTTCCCTTGGGTTTGTCGCAGGCTGGGTTCATCCCGGGTGTTTCGTGGTGGTGGGCGCTGAACAACACCGTGGGCTTTCTCTCGGGCCCAGGCTTTGTAGTTGCGGCACTGTATATTTGCCGTTTTCTTGCGCGGAATAACTGGCAGTCCGCGTGGCCGGTCACCATGATTACTCGGCTCGGTGCGATGAGCATGACTGGCTATATTCTTCAGTCCGTTTTGTTTGGCATTTTTGTGGCCAACTACGGTTTAGGGATAGGATTCGACGCCGGTGCAGCTATGGTCACTGTAGTTTCAGCACTGGTGTGGGTTGGTACCTTAATTTTTGCCAACCTGTGGGCTTTCAGCGGTAAGCGTGGGCCATTTGAAATCGTGCACCGCGCATTGGGCTATGGCACACCACTACCACCGGCAGCACAGTCTGAGAGGATGCAGGCTTCACAGGCAATGGTGAACCCACCAACTCAGCCCCCTGCTGAGGGGGTTCAGGGGCCGACTGCACGCACGATGCCGCCACATAGTGTTAATGACCGTGAAGGCTTTTCGCAGCCGCATACGCAACCTGGTACATATCCTGGGTATCCACCGGAGGAAAGCACTCACTAG
- a CDS encoding DEAD/DEAH box helicase, whose protein sequence is MSSDLRVWQRQALTKYLMNKPRDFLAVATPGAGKTTFALRVATELTAARTVDRVIVVVPTEHLKIQWSEAAARVGLSLDPTFKNTDAVNPQYHGVVVTYAQVAMHPYKHYAVATAKRSLVILDEIHHGGDAKSWGDGIREAYRDVERRLALTGTPFRSDDSTIPFVRYEEDGQGHLVSQADHTYGYSDALADGVVRPVVFLAYSGEARWRTSAGEEYAARLGEPLNPEQTARAWKTALDPKGDWIPAVLKAAHTRLLELRKVIPDAGGLVIATDKTTARAYARILETLSTTPVSVILSDEPGASDRIEEFSAGDDEWMVAVRMVSEGVDVPRLAVGVYATSSSTPLFFAQAIGRFVRKRRPGETASVFLPSVPVLLDLAAKLEVSRDHVLGKPHREKDGWDDDLLAQANKKESEGELEKSYESVGAEAELDSLIYDGSTYGTATLAGSAEEADYLGLPGLLDADQMRELLRKRQAEQLDAREKEAKQLRAQAEKDKKEKLQQGESDEDSQVASKEIPQLRRELNALVAITAQRTGRPHGAIHTEVRAKCGGPPTAMCTADQLKARIEYLRRW, encoded by the coding sequence GTGAGTAGTGATCTTCGCGTTTGGCAGCGCCAAGCGCTGACGAAGTACCTCATGAACAAACCGCGAGACTTCCTCGCGGTTGCAACGCCAGGTGCCGGTAAAACAACATTCGCCCTCCGCGTGGCCACCGAACTCACAGCAGCACGGACAGTTGACCGTGTCATCGTTGTGGTGCCCACTGAACACCTCAAGATTCAGTGGTCGGAAGCTGCAGCTCGCGTGGGGCTTTCACTTGACCCCACATTTAAAAACACGGATGCGGTCAATCCCCAATATCACGGAGTGGTTGTCACCTACGCACAGGTGGCCATGCATCCGTACAAGCACTATGCGGTTGCTACAGCGAAGCGTTCGCTTGTGATCTTGGACGAGATTCACCACGGTGGCGATGCAAAAAGCTGGGGTGACGGTATCCGAGAAGCCTACCGCGATGTCGAACGACGCCTCGCTCTGACCGGTACGCCATTCCGATCCGATGATTCCACGATTCCTTTCGTGCGCTACGAAGAGGATGGTCAGGGGCACCTCGTTTCCCAAGCAGACCATACCTATGGCTATTCCGATGCGCTTGCCGACGGCGTGGTGCGCCCCGTTGTGTTCCTTGCGTATTCCGGTGAGGCGCGGTGGCGTACGAGTGCCGGTGAAGAATACGCGGCCAGGTTGGGTGAGCCGCTGAATCCTGAGCAGACTGCGCGTGCATGGAAGACTGCGTTGGATCCTAAGGGTGATTGGATTCCTGCCGTGTTGAAGGCTGCGCATACGCGTTTGTTGGAGCTGCGTAAGGTGATTCCTGATGCTGGTGGTTTGGTGATCGCTACTGATAAGACGACGGCTCGTGCCTATGCCCGTATTTTGGAAACGCTCAGTACTACGCCGGTGTCGGTGATTCTTTCTGATGAGCCGGGTGCGTCTGATCGGATCGAAGAGTTTTCGGCTGGTGATGATGAGTGGATGGTTGCGGTGCGCATGGTGTCGGAAGGCGTGGATGTTCCGCGTCTTGCGGTGGGTGTGTATGCGACGAGTTCTTCAACACCTTTGTTCTTCGCGCAGGCTATTGGGCGTTTTGTGCGTAAGCGTCGTCCGGGGGAGACTGCGAGCGTGTTTTTGCCGTCTGTTCCGGTGTTGTTAGATTTGGCGGCGAAGCTTGAAGTGTCGCGTGATCACGTGTTGGGTAAGCCACATCGTGAAAAGGATGGTTGGGATGACGACTTGTTGGCGCAGGCGAACAAGAAGGAATCCGAGGGTGAGTTGGAGAAAAGCTACGAATCGGTGGGTGCTGAGGCAGAACTTGATTCGCTGATTTATGACGGTTCGACCTATGGGACTGCAACTTTGGCTGGTTCTGCGGAAGAAGCGGACTATCTTGGTTTGCCTGGGTTGCTGGATGCTGATCAGATGCGTGAATTGCTTCGCAAGCGTCAAGCTGAGCAGCTTGATGCCCGGGAAAAAGAGGCGAAGCAGTTGCGTGCGCAGGCGGAGAAGGATAAAAAAGAGAAGCTTCAACAGGGCGAATCTGATGAGGATTCGCAGGTGGCCAGTAAAGAGATTCCTCAGTTGCGTCGGGAGCTTAATGCGCTGGTTGCTATTACTGCGCAGCGTACGGGGCGTCCTCATGGGGCGATCCATACTGAGGTTCGTGCTAAATGCGGGGGTCCGCCGACTGCGATGTGTACTGCTGATCAGTTGAAAGCACGTATCGAGTATTTGCGGCGCTGGTAG
- a CDS encoding DUF3039 domain-containing protein, producing MTTSTQTIERPDVREDISTDDDTPQFFHYVKKDQIVESAVSGRMVVALCGEVFPVTKQAKPGSPVCPDCERAYRSLRK from the coding sequence GTGACTACTAGTACCCAAACCATTGAACGTCCAGATGTTCGCGAAGATATTTCGACGGATGACGATACCCCTCAGTTTTTCCACTACGTGAAAAAGGATCAAATCGTGGAGTCGGCTGTATCAGGCCGGATGGTTGTCGCGCTCTGCGGAGAGGTCTTCCCTGTAACTAAGCAGGCTAAACCTGGATCACCGGTGTGCCCCGACTGCGAGCGTGCATATAGGAGTCTGCGTAAATAG
- a CDS encoding DUF3099 domain-containing protein translates to MDPDKKHGSRPFSADGFSHHTRNSAAQDYARTEHAGFFDASECDVVDVDEGDSSNAGDSGAGIKRRKLSLKRRKNVILVTTAGQSVSENRRKREKQYTWIQGVRLPFLVLAALAYMYFNSVLIASVLFIISVPLPWIAVVIANGVGEPRDSRAPAVYKPAAIRAQMASQIHASSQQSVGGGPLSLPSVRDDSVVDSDDVS, encoded by the coding sequence ATGGACCCAGATAAAAAACACGGTTCCCGACCTTTTTCTGCTGATGGTTTCAGCCACCACACTCGAAATTCTGCTGCACAGGATTACGCGCGCACTGAACACGCGGGATTTTTTGATGCCAGCGAGTGTGATGTTGTTGATGTAGACGAAGGTGATTCTTCCAACGCGGGTGATTCTGGGGCTGGGATTAAGCGGCGAAAGTTGTCGCTGAAGCGTCGCAAGAATGTGATTTTAGTTACCACTGCTGGCCAGTCTGTCAGTGAGAATCGTCGCAAGCGTGAAAAACAGTACACGTGGATTCAGGGTGTGCGCTTGCCGTTTTTGGTCCTTGCGGCCTTGGCGTACATGTATTTCAATTCGGTGCTTATTGCATCGGTGTTGTTTATTATTTCGGTGCCGTTGCCTTGGATTGCTGTGGTGATCGCTAATGGCGTGGGTGAGCCTCGAGATTCGCGAGCACCGGCAGTGTATAAACCGGCCGCGATTCGCGCGCAGATGGCCTCGCAGATTCACGCTTCCTCGCAGCAAAGTGTTGGCGGTGGGCCATTGTCCTTGCCAAGCGTGCGGGATGATTCTGTAGTGGATTCAGACGACGTTTCCTAG
- a CDS encoding DUF7782 domain-containing protein: MSDSGFVPSRGVLGAVAGELKAKLLDCGFHVGGIQSFLGAEGYAALRRGEPGAVLWSVESRKHKPLAVLISAFLVHASVAREELERVLGEDLVSTLIDAGVLGSRSVFMKSPCEDKGLTALIDVQPHIIAGRNCFVFSDVDASQLVDYVPGSEHVLGVGAASLSLLATTPSTPVDTVLDLGVGSGVQVLGQLGVAGSICATDIHGRALDFASATLAGCSGSEIELLEGSWFEPVAGRSFDRIIANPPFVVGAGAVDLVYRDSGLNLDGATELVVGGACEHLALHGSAHLLGAWAHVRGQSWRERVASWLPDQGVCALILQRDVVSPETYVGTWLRDESIDPRSELGQRRTREWLEHFAREQVEAIGFGYIAIVRVDDNQASDVLLEEFSHATDSQLGEEIQEYFLRLEWLNQRSAEDIVNSCFMLRPTVAKEEVSVADRDAGMGFSVEVVRLVRMDGPRWSHEVDAGLVSIISGMHPQGLCLGEIVDLFALSRGLDPEVVREAVIGPVVDLVRHGLLLPADLMRASDDSDNEE, translated from the coding sequence GTGTCTGATTCTGGTTTTGTTCCGTCCCGTGGTGTGTTGGGGGCGGTTGCTGGTGAGTTAAAGGCGAAGTTGCTTGATTGTGGTTTCCATGTTGGGGGCATTCAGTCGTTTTTAGGCGCGGAGGGGTATGCGGCGTTGCGTCGGGGTGAGCCCGGTGCGGTGTTGTGGTCTGTGGAGTCTCGTAAGCACAAGCCGTTGGCGGTTCTGATTTCCGCGTTTTTGGTACATGCATCTGTTGCTCGCGAAGAGTTGGAGCGTGTCTTGGGCGAGGATTTGGTGAGCACGCTTATCGACGCCGGGGTTTTGGGTAGCCGGAGTGTTTTCATGAAGTCACCGTGTGAGGATAAAGGTTTGACAGCACTCATTGATGTGCAGCCGCACATCATTGCTGGCCGGAACTGTTTTGTTTTCTCCGATGTAGATGCGTCCCAGCTTGTCGATTATGTTCCGGGTTCGGAGCATGTGCTTGGTGTGGGTGCGGCGAGTCTGTCGCTTTTGGCCACCACTCCTTCCACGCCTGTAGATACGGTGTTGGATTTAGGTGTTGGTTCTGGTGTTCAGGTGTTGGGCCAGTTGGGGGTTGCTGGTTCTATTTGTGCAACGGATATTCATGGCCGGGCATTGGATTTTGCTTCGGCTACGTTGGCAGGGTGTTCTGGCTCGGAGATTGAGTTGCTCGAAGGCAGTTGGTTTGAGCCGGTTGCTGGGCGAAGTTTTGACCGGATTATTGCGAATCCTCCGTTTGTTGTCGGTGCTGGTGCAGTTGATTTGGTGTACCGCGATTCTGGATTGAATCTCGATGGCGCTACTGAGCTTGTGGTTGGGGGCGCATGCGAGCATTTGGCGTTGCATGGCAGTGCTCATTTGTTGGGGGCGTGGGCGCATGTTCGTGGACAGTCCTGGCGGGAGCGTGTGGCTAGTTGGCTTCCTGATCAGGGGGTGTGCGCATTAATTTTGCAGCGTGATGTTGTTTCGCCGGAGACTTATGTGGGTACCTGGTTGCGGGATGAGTCGATTGATCCCCGCTCAGAATTAGGTCAACGCCGTACGCGTGAGTGGTTGGAGCATTTCGCCCGTGAACAGGTGGAGGCTATTGGTTTTGGCTATATAGCCATTGTTCGCGTTGATGATAATCAGGCTTCCGATGTTCTTTTGGAGGAGTTTTCGCATGCCACTGATTCCCAGTTGGGTGAAGAAATTCAGGAGTATTTCCTTCGCTTGGAGTGGCTAAACCAACGCTCGGCCGAGGACATTGTGAATTCCTGTTTCATGTTGCGCCCAACCGTAGCTAAGGAAGAAGTCAGCGTTGCTGATCGTGATGCTGGTATGGGCTTTAGCGTCGAGGTTGTTCGCTTAGTGCGGATGGATGGTCCTCGCTGGAGCCACGAGGTTGATGCCGGTCTGGTGTCGATTATTAGTGGCATGCATCCACAAGGATTATGTTTGGGTGAGATTGTTGATTTGTTTGCACTCAGTCGCGGGCTTGATCCTGAGGTTGTGCGTGAAGCAGTGATTGGCCCTGTGGTGGATTTGGTTCGCCATGGGCTGTTGTTGCCCGCTGATTTGATGCGTGCAAGCGATGATAGCGATAATGAGGAGTAG
- the dtd gene encoding D-aminoacyl-tRNA deacylase, whose translation MKAVVMRVTQASVVVDGETVGAIECPETGGLLALVGVGADDAPDAWETMVRKLAELRILRDERSVEEAGAPVLLVSQFTLMGRTKKGRRPSWSDAARGDVAQPVINQIAQGLQARGIEVEQGRFGAMMDVHSVNDGPFTVIIEC comes from the coding sequence TTGAAAGCTGTTGTCATGCGCGTCACTCAAGCGAGTGTGGTGGTTGATGGTGAAACTGTGGGTGCTATTGAATGCCCAGAAACTGGCGGATTGTTAGCCTTGGTGGGTGTTGGCGCTGATGATGCTCCTGATGCGTGGGAGACAATGGTGCGTAAGCTTGCCGAACTACGCATTTTGCGTGATGAGCGTTCGGTGGAGGAGGCTGGCGCACCAGTGTTGTTGGTGTCGCAGTTTACCTTGATGGGGAGGACGAAGAAGGGGCGTCGCCCCTCGTGGTCCGATGCGGCGCGTGGCGACGTTGCCCAACCGGTGATCAATCAGATAGCTCAGGGTTTGCAGGCGCGCGGGATTGAGGTTGAACAAGGTCGTTTCGGCGCAATGATGGATGTACACAGTGTCAATGACGGCCCGTTCACCGTCATTATCGAGTGCTAG
- a CDS encoding sigma-70 family RNA polymerase sigma factor — MSSSTLREFDSDDSYEFVGDDLPTPAEGDDYGSAIDSLDVDDSDDPALIDDVDDVDDVADSEEEDDPSRSVRTISLASPDNVNVDELDDEEAKELDRGSRRGHTNDNPSADLVRVYLNGIGKTALLSAEDEVYLAQTIEIGLYAEYLLNDSDQNLTRAMKRDLKVLVKEGRKARSHLLEANLRLVVSLAKRYTGRGMPLLDLIQEGNLGLIRAMEKFDYSKGFKFSTYATWWIRQAITRGMADQSRTIRLPVHLVEQVNKLSRIKREMYQHLGREATHEELAEETGIDESKIEMLLRQSRDPVSLDMPVGADEEAPLGDFIEDSEAADAESAVVASLRHSDIREVIATLEQREQDVIRMRYGLDDGVPRTLDQIGRRYGLSRERVRQIEREVMRKLRDGERADKLRAYAH, encoded by the coding sequence ATGAGCAGTTCTACCCTTCGGGAATTTGACTCAGACGATTCATACGAGTTCGTCGGTGATGATCTTCCTACTCCTGCCGAAGGAGACGATTATGGTAGCGCCATCGATTCCCTTGACGTCGATGATTCCGATGATCCTGCCCTCATTGATGATGTAGATGATGTAGATGATGTGGCGGATTCGGAGGAAGAGGATGACCCTTCCCGCTCGGTGCGGACAATTTCCCTTGCTTCGCCCGATAACGTCAATGTTGACGAGCTCGACGATGAGGAAGCTAAAGAACTAGATCGGGGTTCCCGAAGAGGGCATACGAACGATAACCCTTCCGCTGATCTTGTTCGCGTGTATCTGAACGGCATTGGTAAAACTGCACTACTCAGCGCTGAAGATGAAGTTTATTTGGCCCAGACCATTGAAATTGGTCTCTATGCCGAGTATTTGCTTAATGATTCCGACCAGAATCTCACTCGTGCGATGAAGCGTGATTTGAAGGTCTTGGTCAAGGAAGGGCGCAAGGCTCGCTCTCATTTATTGGAAGCAAACCTTCGTTTGGTGGTGTCGTTAGCAAAGCGCTACACGGGCCGTGGAATGCCATTGCTGGATTTGATCCAGGAAGGCAATTTAGGGTTGATCCGCGCAATGGAGAAGTTCGATTACTCCAAGGGCTTTAAGTTCTCTACCTATGCTACGTGGTGGATTCGCCAGGCTATCACTCGTGGCATGGCAGATCAGTCTCGCACGATTCGCCTACCAGTTCATTTGGTGGAGCAGGTGAATAAACTTTCGCGTATTAAGCGTGAGATGTACCAACACTTGGGTCGTGAAGCCACTCATGAAGAGCTGGCTGAAGAGACCGGTATCGATGAGTCGAAGATTGAGATGCTTCTTCGCCAGTCCCGCGATCCTGTATCGCTGGATATGCCGGTCGGTGCTGATGAGGAAGCTCCGCTGGGCGACTTCATTGAAGATTCCGAAGCTGCAGATGCTGAGTCCGCCGTGGTTGCCTCCTTACGCCATTCCGATATTCGTGAGGTGATTGCCACTCTCGAACAGCGCGAGCAGGATGTGATCCGCATGCGCTACGGGCTTGACGACGGCGTCCCACGCACCCTGGACCAGATCGGTCGTCGTTATGGTTTGTCGCGCGAGCGCGTGCGTCAGATTGAGCGGGAAGTTATGCGGAAGTTACGTGACGGTGAGCGTGCCGATAAGCTTCGCGCCTACGCTCATTAG